One Brassica napus cultivar Da-Ae chromosome A5, Da-Ae, whole genome shotgun sequence DNA window includes the following coding sequences:
- the LOC125608824 gene encoding uncharacterized protein LOC125608824, protein MMKMKKIQLLKQQILKIQLLKKQTLAMEEVHWMMKMKKRYVMKKQNLVQSIKGKKRIFLGKLRLHKKITQDEDTEKLESESCLKQTSQVTSPTPTFNTPNFDTRVSSPNPTFTSPKFDLLSQESHSGKGTNEVLMRDVYEIPVFQPLMKIKKRLVQQHSQVNEDVEPPLQKKFKADTDNVPLRRSERGQIPSIHTQPPFTGARKKHPILHPFEPVDKTRKEKMREWKMSNKRKKLRINQEIVNAKWFSDIETPGKKLSKTHIEAGFELLKLRQINNPDLFLNKTALVVGVKFLEEIDEFYDEFLDDKKGFQFGAGFDKYNIEKNINFLYSAIAVAEKYWLGVVINLEKRNITAFNCAAMKFTDASLVPYVNAYAMALPFMIRYFFKDVSMDTSKFSIKIVSEGFPQVLKIEDSGVYALKLIECHAMRIVDLTKLSEEKIAIIREKLAVDIFSELQ, encoded by the exons atgatgaaaatgaagaagatacaATTGCTGAAGCAGCAAATTCTGAAGATACAATTGCTGAAGAAGCAAACTCTGGCGATGGAAGAAGTGCACTggatgatgaaaatgaaaaagagataTGTGATGAAGAAGCAAAATCTGGTACAGAGCATCAAAGGGAAGAAGAGAATATTCTTGGGGAAATTGAGACTACACAAAAAAATCACTCAAGACGAAGACACAGaaaaacttgaatcagaaaGTTGCTTGAAACAAACGTCGCAG GTTACGTCGCCTACTCCAACATTCAATACTCCAAACTTTGATACAAGG GTTTCATCGCCTAATCCAACATTTACGTCTCCTAAGTTTGATCTCCTTTCCCAAGAAAGTCATAGTGGAAAGGGTACAAATGAG GTTCTTATGAGAGATGTTTATGAGATTCCTGTTTTCCAACctctaatgaaaataaaaaagagattgGTACAACAACACAGCCAG GTAAACGAAGATGTTGAGCCTCCACTTCAAAAGAAGTTTAAAGCTGATACAGATAATGTTCCGCTAAGAAGAAGTGAAAGAGGTCAAATACCATCCATTCATACACAACCACCGTTTACAGGAGCAAGGAAGAAACATCCGATTCTTCATCCCTTTGAGCCAGTtgataaaacaagaaaagaaaaaatgagagAATGGAAAATGTCAAACAAAAGAaa GAAGCTGAGAATCAATCAAGAGATAGTAAACGCAAAGTGGTTTTCGGATATTGAAACTCCGggaaaaaaactttcaaaaacg catATTGAAGCAGGTTTTGAGTTGCTGAAACTGAGACAGATAAACAATCCAGATTTGTTTCTGAACAAAACTGCCTTAGTTGTTGGAGTGAAGTTTCTTGAAGAAATAGATGAGTTTTATGATGAGTTTTTAGATGACAAGAAAGGTTTCCAATTTGGAGCAGGCTTTGACAAGTACAACATAGAGAAGAATATCAACTTCCTCTATTCGGCCATTGCAGTAGCAGAGAAGTATTGGCTTGGAGTTGTAATCAACTTGGAGAAGAGAAATATCACAGCATTCAATTGTGCAGCAATGAAGTTCACAGATGCGAGTTTGGTCCCTTACGTTAATGCATATGCGATGGCTCTCCCATTCATGATTCGCTACTTCTTCAAAGATGTCAGCATGGATACAAGCAAGTTCTCGATAAAAATTGTATCTGAAGGTTTCCCACAG GTTCTTAAAATAGAAGACAGTGGAGTTTATGCATTGAAGCTGATAGAGTGCCATGCAATGCGTATAGTGGATTTGACAAAGCTGAGTGAAGAAAAAATTGCAATCATCCGAGAAAAGTTGGCGGTTGATATCTTCTCGGAATTACAATGA
- the LOC125608823 gene encoding uncharacterized protein LOC125608823 — MVFEICSICGEWKLINGIHWDFIVDDQRGSSLSMIHEDISYNDLIVAVLEDFGIDGNRNSVNLSYASPSKLNFGTKELPPAFIRNDRQVTSYLSKLKENGDLHLCVTIKRRTQLSPMIMSNMIQPRGGNSNHDLPIAGTSNPRETGTQKSPLIMSNMIQTQDEISSTHDSPIAGSSNVFERGTKTHAETEWNSIQRVDEVSGIQHTCISDSLISPSSGLVSNKRGLDSIGLAVYGSGKSKLPSFSSRRGRESMGEDILSPSCGDDDDLFCGKFFKDKKEMSTKLRLHAVSKSFEFHTEYSDKTRYVLSCVDERCSWSFRAKSVKGSQSFFVRHYVSKHTCDTSLRTVSHRQATAKLLGTMVSNHYEGGKIGLKPKQIMEKARNDHGVVITYSKAWRSQEHGQDIARGTPDDSYEALPSWFHMIKEKNPGSVTFIEVDAVGKFKYAFLSLGPSIRGFKLMRKVLSVDGAHLKSKYKGTLLAATAQDGNFHLYPIAFAIVDSENEASWSWFMKCLKTIIPDEEDLVFVSDRAASIEKALLQHYPVAHHGICIFHFQKNVQDNFKSSTLVPLVVEAGYAYTKADFDCYFQEIEESDIVLADYLRKADFRKWTRAYSPANRFNIMTSNLAESINSLLKVSREYPIVCLFDTIRMIMTKWFTERREEGVRHMHPVTVEVGNKMKELYDFTSRFLEVSKINDSEFEVKGDTRDQVVNFQTRHCSCFVFDIEKFPCAHAIAAAKSGNKHENDYVDEFFSNERFTLAYSESVYPVGDKTYWDIPPHVASFVCRPPSTRFPSGRRKKKRIPSSWEYGKYRPISKPSPKAYKCSRCGQKGHNKGSCVRPI, encoded by the exons ATGGTGTTCGAAATTTGTTCTATATGTGGAGAATGGAAACTAATAAATGGAATTCACTGGGATTTCATAGTGGATGATCAACGAGGATCCTCTCTTAGTATGATTCATGAAGATATCAGCTACAATGATTTGATTGTGGCTGTTTTAGAAGATTTTGGAATTGATGGCAACAGAAACAGTGTAAATCTTAGCTATGCCTCACCTTCAAAATTAAACTTTGGTACAAAAGAGCTTCCTCCAGCATTTATTAGGAATGATCGTCAAGTAACATCTTATCTGAGCAAACTTAAGGAGAATGGAGACCTTCATCTATGTGTAACCATTAAG agAAGAACTCAATTATCACCAATGATTATGTCAAATATGATCCAGCCACGGGGTGGAAATAGTAATCATGATTTGCCTATTGCTGGAACTAGTAATCCGCGTGAG aCAGGAACACAAAAATCACCATTGATTATGTCAAACATGATTCAGACACAAGATGAAATTTCTAGTACTCATGATTCGCCTATTGCTGGAAGTAGTAATGTATTTGAG AGAGGAACAAAAACACACGCGGAGACTGAATGGAACAGCATTCAGAGAGTTGACGAAGTCTCTGGTATACAACATACTTGTATTAGCGACAGTCTTATTTCTCCTTCAAGTGGTCTTGTTAGCAATAAG AGAGGATTGGACTCGATTGGACTTGCTGTATATGGGTCTGGAAAGTCAAAATTGCCATCTTTCTCCAGTAGACGTGGTAGAGAAAGCATGGGAGAAGATATCTTGTCTCCCAGttgtggtgatgatgatgatttgttCTGCGGGAAGTTTTTCAAGGATAAAAAGGAAATGAGCACAAAGTTGAGGTTGCATGCAGTTAGTAAAAGCTTTGAGTTCCACACAGAATATTCAGACAAAACACGTTATGTTCTTAGTTGTGTGGATGAAAGATGCAGTTGGAGTTTTCGTGCAAAATCAGTTAAAGGATCTCAGAGTTTTTTTGTTCGTCATTATGTATCTAAACATACTTGTGACACTTCTCTGAGAACTGTTAGTCATCGGCAAGCTACTGCAAAATTGTTGGGAACTATGGTCAGCAATCATTATGAAGGAGGAAAGATTGGGCTGAAACCTAAACAGATCATGGAAAaagctagaaatgatcatggtGTTGTGATTACATATTCAAAGGCTTGGAGGTCTCAAGAGCACGGCCAAGATATAGCTAGGGGTACTCCTGATGACAGTTATGAAGCTTTGCCCAGTTGGTTTCAcatgataaaagaaaagaatccaGGTTCTGTGACTTTTATCGAAGTTGATGCTGTTGGGAAATTCAAATACGCATTTTTGTCGCTTGGTCCATCTATCAGAGGGTTTAAGTTGATGAGGAAGGTACTTTCTGTTGATGGTGCCCATCTGAAATCAAAGTATAAAGGGACTCTACTTGCTGCCACAGCACAAGATGGTAATTTTCACTTGTATCCTATAGCTTTTGCTATAGTTGATTCTGAGAATGAAGCCTCATGGAGTTGGTTTATGAAATGTCTGAAAACCATCATTCCTGATGAAGAGGATTTGGTTTTTGTCTCTGATCGTGCGGCCTCTATTGAAAAAGCTCTTTTACAACATTATCCTGTTGCTCACCATGGAATCTGCATCTTTCACTTTCAAAAGAATGTCCAGGACAATTTCAAAAGTTCAACACTTGTCCCTTTGGTTGTTGAAGCTGGTTATGCCTACACCAAAGCTGATTTCGATTGCTATTTTCAAGAGATTGAGGAGTCCGACATTGTATTAGCAGATTATCTTCGTAAAGCAGACTTCAGGAAGTGGACCCGAGCTTATTCTCCTGCTAATCGCTTCAACATCATGACGTCAAACTTGGCCGAATCTATAAATTCTTTGCTGAAAGTGAGTCGTGAGTATCCAATTGTCTGTCTTTTTGACACTATTAGGATGATAATGACTAAGTGGTTCACTGAACGACGTGAGGAAGGAGTTCGTCACATGCACCCTGTCACTGTCGAAGTGGGGAACAAGATGAAGGAGCTATATGATTTTACGTCTCGCTTCCttgaagtttccaaaatcaATGATTCAGAGTTTGAGGTTAAGGGAGATACAAGAGATCAAGTGGTGAATTTTCAAACAAGGCATTGTTCATGTTTTGTGTTTGATATTGAGAAGTTTCCTTGTGCTCATGCAATTGCCGCTGCAAAATCTGGGAATAAGCACGAAAATGATTATGTCGATGAGTTTTTCTCCAATGAAAG GTTTACACTAGCATATTCAGAGAGTGTATATCCTGTTGGTGATAAAACATATTGGGATATTCCTCCCCATGTAGCTTCGTTTGTTTGTCGCCCTCCATCTACACGCTTTCCTAGTGGGAGGAGGAAAAAAAAGAGGATACCAAGTTCGTGGGAGTATGGAAAATATCGGCCCATATCTAAACCATCACCCAAGGCTTACAAATGCAGCAGATGTGGACAGAAAGGACACAACAAAGGTAGTTGTGTAAGGCCTATTTGA
- the LOC106357499 gene encoding uncharacterized protein At5g41620-like, which yields MKPRSIRQRRSGVRRRTRPETPVLKCKAEDQNRERCGAVEEDDNGEWSNQVDEKPSKEGRRSVKAETGRKLAAGVWRLQVPDAVSSGGDERRMDRLGFQGSAGGHLGPLFFYHHDHKHSGFQTSNNLRSMRSPPAAPTKSGFLCKEASIPFPDSAMEAATKWDPIRLDARDDVHQIYSNVKLTDQQLNAASSIELKLEEARARIEDLESEKRSQKKKLEHFLRKVSEERASWRSKEHEKVRAIIEDMKDDINREKKARHKLEAVNLKLVNELADSKLAVKRHMHDYQKERKARELIEEVCDELAKEIEEDKAEIDALKSESMNLREEVDDERRMLQMAEVWREERVQMKLIDAKLALEEKYSQMNKLVGELEAFLSSRNATTSVKEAEVLRETVASVSDVQEVKEFTYEPAKPDDILMLFEEMNLGEAIQDGETEQCVGYSPVSHGSEVHRVSSDNKGRLSNALATMNGEFEEDDSGWETVSHQEEHRSSFSPDESVHFTSNNHQRDSNVSANGTEFQKTPLREIKEVYPVPRRQSKKVSSMAKLWSSIEGINGRVSFSNARKSNAGMVSPRKGGFRTLDLVASSPDSAYANVNRGGMKGCIEWPRGTHKNNVKTKLMEAQVESQKVQLKHVLEHKI from the exons atgaaaCCGAGATCGATCCGTCAGCGGAGATCCGGCGTCAGGAGGCGGACCAGACCGGAGACTCCTGTGTTGAAATGTAAAGCGGAGGATCAAAACAGGGAGCGATGCGGCGCAGTTGAAGAGGATGATAATGGTGAGTGGAGCAATCAGGTTGATGAGAAACCCAGCAAGGAAGGAAGGAGAAGTGTGAAAGCTGAGACGGGAAGGAAACTCGCGGCGGGAGTGTGGCGGTTGCAAGTCCCCGATGCGGTTTCTAGCGGCGGAGATGAGAGGAGAATGGATCGGTTAGGGTTTCAG GGAAGTGCTGGTGGACATTTGGGTCCTCTGTTTTTCTATCACCATGATCATAAACATTCTGGCTTTCAAACCAGCAACAACTTAAGAAGCATGCGTAGTCCTCCTGCTGCTCCAACCAAGAGTGGATTCTTGTGTAAG GAGGCTTCGATTCCATTTCCCGACTCTGCGATGGAGGCGGCAACAAAATGGGATCCTATACGCTTAGATGCAAGGGATGACGTCCACCAAATCTACAGCAACGTGAAGCTGACTGATCAACAACTGAATGCTGCTTCTTCTATTGAGCTCAAACTTGAGGAAGCTCGTGCCCGCATCGAGGATCTCGAGAGTGAGAAGCGATCTCAGAAAAAGAAGCTTGAGCACTTCCTGAGGAAAGTTAGCGAGGAGAGAGCATCTTGGCGGAGCAAGGAGCATGAGAAGGTCCGAGCAATCATTGAAGACATGAAAGATGACATCAACCGGGAAAAGAAAGCTCGTCATAAGTTAGAAGCTGTCAATCTAAAACTAGTGAATGAGCTTGCAGATTCAAAGCTGGCTGTGAAGCGTCACATGCATGACTACCAAAAGGAAAGGAAGGCAAGAGAGTTAATCGAAGAAGTTTGCGATGAACTCGCCAAGGAGATAGAAGAAGACAAAGCTGAGATTGATGCTTTGAAGAGTGAATCCATGAATCTGAGAGAGGAAGTGGACGATGAGAGAAGAATGCTGCAAATGGCTGAGGTTTGGCGTGAGGAACGTGTCCAAATGAAGCTTATTGATGCCAAATTAGCACTCGAGGAGAAGTACTCACAAATGAACAAGCTTGTAGGAGAGTTGGAGGCCTTCCTCAGTTCAAGAAATGCTACTACAAGTGTGAAAGAGGCTGAAGTGTTAAGAGAGACTGTTGCATCAGTCAGTGATGTCCAAGAAGTCAAGGAGTTTACATATGAACCCGCTAAACCGGATGATATCTTAATGTTATTTGAAGAAATGAACTTGGGTGAAGCCATCCAAGATGGAGAAACCGAGCAATGCGTTGGTTACAGTCCGGTCAGCCACGGTTCAGAAGTTCACAGGGTAAGTTCAGATAACAAAGGGAGACTCTCAAATGCTCTAGCAACAATGAATGGtgaatttgaagaagatgaCAGTGGTTGGGAAACCGTGAGCCATCAGGAAGAACACAGATCCAGTTTCTCTCCAGATGAGAGCGTCCATTTCACTAGCAACAATCATCAACGTGACAGCAATGTATCTGCGAATGGCACGGAGTTTCAGAAGACTCCATTGAGAGAAATAAAAGAAGTATACCCGGTTCCTAGAAGGCAGTCCAAGAAGGTATCGTCAATGGCTAAGCTCTGGAGTTCAATAGAAGGTATCAACGGAAGGGTTTCATTTTCAAACGCGAGAAAGTCAAATGCAGGGATGGTTTCACCAAGGAAAGGCGGATTCAGGACGTTGGACTTGGTGGCCTCATCACCAGACTCGGCATATGCTAATGTAAACCGAGGAGGGATGAAAGGGTGCATAGAGTGGCCTAGAGGAACACATAAGAACAACGTGAAGACAAAGCTTATGGAAGCACAAGTCGAGAGCCAAAAGGTTCAGCTGAAACATGTCCTTGAGCATAAGATCTAG
- the LOC106408665 gene encoding uncharacterized protein LOC106408665 has translation MFNEDGVSPLKETIERSFIRPVPPECLNEGVVFKEGSVVDAYFNNGWWTGVIVVERPDGSFLVYFDDPPDIMRFIRSQLRPHADWIGSKWVKSKNKVLSQHMFTRGKLVEMTREISESEKEKIWVRALVITEVRKQGDDRRKFLIKRCTISQNSSDEAEGKHLIVDICKIRPSPPRDLCAEYSLNDYVEVVVTHGWRKGRVTEILLENKYKVYFAATKEDAVFNYTEIRLSMEWLGGGSWIRAHEREFENNAGTPIRPGQDSPSNTLATDEDDTLNDDATKIRSDQESPSITLVLESNEEDKVNDDATEITSSLERHRNTSVLEATEAETQNHETIYGKELPLPHESEDMMDDVATPIIDPQEIPRGETMSESNDKIALPKRISETGTKGVVLQRINKRSNLKLVGKVETLLGKEFKKLEDSFLAPVIKMGRKQKLMVFSRHLIHHLLLRRIDIGEKGLWFTFGEQLMRFSLREFHLTTGLPCVVDKDEDEAETSATKKKKKDPWMNKNQTLNTLLKLLVEKSKELTADQRLRLGATILVEGILMASNPVTSIPEERLLRARNFKEFCKYPWGNLAFDYLLKEVKSFTYAKLTENNQYAICGFIYALQLWALSSVNQLGTFFGISDDGIQFPLCLHWKETKALTIEEVNRFDQMEKVDVKCILGDPGLHSDLVEDVDCEFGRVVDLVKRGYRLKRQDWLNRSVDIAVAEAEVDENNSVPGIDATDQEKIEFLNNKVVSLEERVKYLEGLLNIRGETVKETEKSKETEAATKTKVNGQNADYELDENEVLGVYIDAKRKEIAKRKKNGVRPPREVGHQDEDDVEVEVNEEQPQEEEEQQQEDDTEDDVDDGDKESENPETNEGQTQEEEEQHQEDDAEVNEEQPQEEEEQQEEEDTEDDVDDGDKESENPETNEEQKQEEEEQQQEDDTEVNTDVDVGAKENGSENPVKGSKKRGRKDGEENEDAYEKPVKVTRKSERVTKGGEVNEDASEKPMKGTRKSKRGTKDGEENEYAYEKPVKVTRKSERVTKGKKKGVTPPREVQQQVEDHAETNEDGEGNEDASKKHVKFTKKNGRGNKEHNVGTPKSKKQKKQFEKDSADDVIGSVLEDLKNAD, from the exons ATGTTCAACGAAGATGGTGTAAGTCCTTTGAAGGAAACTATTGAAAGAAGTTTTATTCGGCCAGTCCCGCCAGAGTGTCTGAATGAGGGTGTCGTATTCAAGGAAGGGTCGGTGGTGGATGCTTATTTTAATAATGGTTGGTGGACTGGTGTTATCGTAGTTGAAAGGCCAGATGGTAGTTTTttggtttactttgatgatcCACCAGACATAATGAGATTCATCAGAAGCCAACTGAGACCTCATGCTGATTGGATCGGCTCCAAATGGGTCAAAAGCAAAAACaag GTATTGAGTCAACACATGTTTACGAGAGGGAAGTTGGTGGAAATGACCCGTGAAATTAGTGAAagtgaaaaggaaaaaatttGGGTCCGAGCATTGGTAATTACAGAAGTTCGGAAACAAGGAGATGATAGAAGAAAATTTCTGATCAAAAGATGTACAATCTCACAAAATTCGAGTGATGAAGCGGAAGGAAAACATTTAATAGTTGATATTTGCAAAATAAGGCCATCTCCTCCTCGAGATCTTTGTGCAGAGTACAGTCTGAACGACTATGTTGAAGTGGTTGTTACCCATGGGTGGCGCAAAGGTCGAGTGACGGAAATTCTCCTTGAAAACAAATACAAAGTGTATTTCGCTGCCACAAAAGAGGATGCGGTTTTTAATTATACTGAGATTAGGCTGTCAATGGAGTGGCTAGGTGGTGGTAGTTGGATTCGCGCACATGAG AGAGAATTTGAAAATAATGCTGGCACACCAATCAGACCCGGTCAAGATAGTCCTAGTAACACACTTGCCACCGATGAAGATGATACGTTGAATGATGATGCCACCAAAATCAGATCCGATCAAGAGAGCCCTAGTATCACACTTGTTTTAGAATCCAATGAAGAGGATAAGGTGAATGATGATGCCACAGAAATCACATCCTCTCTCGAGAGACACAGAAACACTTCTGTTTTAGAAGCCACTGAGGCTGAAACACAAAACCATGAAACCATATAT GGAAAGGAGTTACCATTACCTCATGAATCAGAAGATATGATGGATGATGTAGCCACTCCAATCATAGACCCTCAAGAGATTCCACGAG GTGAAACGATGAGTGAGTCTAATGACAAGATTGCTTTGCCAAAAAGAATCTCCGAAACTGGTACAAAAGGAGTCGTATTGCAAAGAATTAACAAGCGCTCCAATCTGAAGTTGGTTGGTAAAGTTGAAACCCTTTTGGGCAAAGAATTCAAGAAGCTTGAAGATTCATTCTTGGCTCCGGTAATTAAGATGGGAAGGAAGCAGAAGCTTATGGTGTTTTCAAGGCATTTGATTCATCACTTACTCTTAAGGAGAATTGATATAGGCGAGAAGGGTTTGTGGTTTACTTTTGGAGAACAACTAATGAGGTTTTCTCTAAGAGAATTCCACTTGACAACGGGTCTGCCTTGTGttgttgataaagatgaagatgaagccgAGACTTCagcaacaaaaaagaagaagaaagatccATGGATGAACAAGAATCAAACTCTAAACACCTTGCTTAAGCTTCTTGTCGAAAAGAGTAAAGAGCTTACTGCTGATCAGAGATTAAGATTGGGAGCTACAATCCTTGTGGAAGGGATATTGATGGCAAGCAATCCGGTGACAAGTATTCCAGAAGAGCGTCTGCTTAGAGCTAGAAATTTCAAAGAGTTTTGCAAGTATCCCTGGGGGAATTTGGCCTTTGATTATTTACTGAAAGAAGTGAAGAGCTTTACCTATGCAAAGCTGACGGAGAATAATCAATACGCGATTTGTGGCTTTATATATGCGCTTCAGCTCTGGGCGTTATCTTCTGTGAATCAACTAGGCACATTCTTTGGTATTAGCGATGATGGAATTCAGTTTCCCTTGTGCTTGCATTGGAAAGAAACCAAAGCGCTTACTATTGAGGAGGTTAACAGATTCGACCAAATGGAGAAG GTTGATGTCAAATGTATCCTTGGAGATCCCGGATTGCATAGCGACTTGGTTGAAGATGTTGACTGTGAATTTGGAAGAGTTGTTGATCTTGTCAAAAGAGGATATCGTTTGAAGAGACAAGATTGGCTCAATAGAAGTGTCGACATTGCCGTTGCTGAAGCTGAAGTGGACGAAAATAATTCTGTTCCTGGGATTGATGCAACTGATCAAGAAAAGATTGAATTCCTCAATAATAAGGTAGTGTCTCTTGAAGAAAGAGTGAAGTACCTTGAAGGTCTTTTGAACATTCGTGGAGAAACTGTGAAG GAAACTGAGAAGTCAAAAGAAACTGAAGCCGCCACAAAAACCAAG GTAAATGGACAGAATGCCGATTATGAACTTGACGAAAATGAAGTTTTAGGAGTTTATATAGATGCCAAAAGAAAGGAAATCGCTaag AGAAAGAAGAATGGTGTAAGACCTCCACGTGAAGTAGGACatcaagatgaagatgatgtaGAAGTCGAAGTCAATGAA gaacaaccacaagaagaagaggaacaacaacaagaagatgATACAGAAGACGATGTGGACGATGGTGATAAAGAGAGTGAAAATCCGGAAACCAATGAA GGACAGACACAAGAGGAAGAGGAACAACACCAAGAGGATGACGCAGAAGTCAATGAA gaacagccacaagaagaagaggaacaacaagaagaagaggatacAGAAGACGATGTGGACGACGGTGATAAAGAGAGTGAAAATCCGGAAACCAATGAA GAACAGAAACAAGAGGAAGAGGAGCAACAACAAGAGGATGACACAGAAGTCAATACAGATGTTGACGTCGGTGCTAAGGAAAATGGATCTGAAAACCCCGTGAAAGGTTCAAAGAAACGTGGAAGAAAG GATGGAGAAGAAAATGAGGATGCATATGAAAAGCCCGTGAAGGTTACAAGGAAAAGTGAAAGAGTAACTAAG GGTGGAGAAGTAAATGAGGATGCATCTGAAAAGCCCATGAAGGGTACAAGGAAAAGTAAAAGAGGAACTAAG GATGGAGAAGAAAATGAGTATGCATATGAAAAGCCCGTGAAGGTTACAAGGAAAAGTGAAAGAGTAACTAAG GGAAAGAAGAAAGGTGTAACACCCCCACGTGAAGTACAACAACAAGTAGAAGATCATGCAGAAACCAATGAA GATGGAGAAGGGAATGAGGATGCATCTAAAAAGCACGTGAAGTTTACAAAGAAGAATGGAAGAGGAAATAAG GAACACAATGTTGGCACCCCCAAAtcgaaaaaacaaaagaaacaatttGAGAAAGATTCAGCTGATGATGTGATAGGAAGTGTTTTGGAAGATCTTAAAAATGCCGATTAG
- the LOC125608826 gene encoding uncharacterized protein LOC125608826 — MGNCLRHESEMHWAGEDWDDFITQDEEDHHHHSSKKTSTKARKTVNVKRESKSCDPPHHEIKIRLTRKQLQDLLNKVNVHDLTGYAAPDIDRKNQEGNQHRLWKPVLQSIPEVD, encoded by the coding sequence atGGGGAACTGTCTAAGACATGAGTCAGAAATGCACTGGGCTGGTGAAGATTGGGATGATTTCATCACacaagatgaagaagatcatcatcatcatagctCCAAGAAGACCTCCACCAAAGCTAGAAAAACAGTAAATGTTAAACGAGAAAGTAAATCATGTGATCCACCTCACCATGAGATCAAGATCAGGCTCACGAGGAAGCAACTCCAAGATTTACTTAATAAAGTCAACGTCCATGACTTAACCGGTTATGCAGCGCCTGATATTGATCGTAAAAATCAAGAAGGCAACCAGCACCGGTTATGGAAACCGGTTTTGCAGAGCATACCAGAGGTTGACTAA
- the LOC106357500 gene encoding uncharacterized protein LOC106357500 translates to MKSRYTKTGSAVILLFCLFIITSASSSSFIQQVTDDFTTNLQLDDGDGPDPIQGEAHYFHTHVQDGDGPDPIQGEAHYLHNHDQEVSSRDYKVSASNAIVKGLRSRPPSSYSLKMESFNTLLKSKYSERYVSRPFSAAGYNWTLVVYPNGNKNDKGSGYLSLYAAIDNSTLAPHEEVYVDLRFYVFNKKEKKYFTIQDTDVWRYNNFKTMWGFSQVLPGYTFKSPYNGYLYDGDHCEFGVDVTTPTVFQTSELFTVANNFKTPTFTWRLLKFSTLLEDTYLSDTFSIGGRRWNIQVNPSGRDKGKGKALSMYLIVNHNEELRPFERIYVRAKLRVLNKFKFRNVERQIDNWFSRWETGRAYGWGSSEFVPLSNLKDSSKGFLVDDKLTVQVEIEAVSTTKYFPS, encoded by the exons ATGAAGAGTCGTTACACAAAGACCGGTTCTGCTGTAATTCTCTTGTTTTGTCTATTCATCATCACCTCTGCCTCTTCAAGTTCCTTCATACAGCAAGTCACTGATGACTTCACCACAAACTTGCAAT TGGACGATGGAGATGGACCAGACCCAATCCAGGGAGAAGCACATTACTTTCACACACATGTTCAAGATGGAGATGGACCAGATCCAATCCAGGGAGAAGCCCATTACTTACATAACCATGACCAAGAGGTCTCATCACGTGACTATAAAGTCTCAGCTTCAAACGCAATAGTGAAGGGTCTCAGAAGTCGTCCTCCATCTTCTTACTCTCTAAAGATGGAGTCGTTCAACACCCTACTTAAGTCGAAATACTCAGAGAGATATGTATCTCGTCCTTTCTCAGCCGCTGGCTATAACTG GACACTTGTTGTGTACCCGAACGggaacaagaatgataaagGTTCAGGGTACCTCTCGCTTTACGCAGCCATAGACAACTCCACTCTCGCTCCACATGAAGAGGTTTACGTTGATCTCAGGTTTTACGTCTTCaacaagaaagagaagaagtacTTTACCATCCAAG ATACAGATGTTTGgagatataataatttcaaaacgATGTGGGGGTTCTCTCAGGTTCTCCCTGGTTATACATTTAAAAGCCCCTATAATGGATACCTCTATGATGGAGATCACTGCGAGTTTGGTGTTGATGTGACCACTCCCACTGTCTTTCAAACATCAGAACTTTTCACTGTTGCTAACAATTTCAAAACCCCGACATTCACCTGGAGACTTCTGAAGTTCTCCACGTTGCTCGAAGATACTTACTTGTCTGATACTTTCTCCATCGGAGGAAGACGTTG GAATATACAAGTGAATCCAAGTGGTCGTGACAAGGGAAAGGGAAAAGCTTTGTCCATGTATCTTATCGTTAATCATAACGAGGAACTCAGACCTTTTGAGAGGATTTATGTTCGTGCTAAGCTTCGAGTTCTTAACAAATTCAAATTCAGAAACGTTGAAAGGCAAA TTGATAACTGGTTCAGTCGTTGGGAAACTGGACGTGCTTATGGTTGGGGTTCTAGTGAATTTGTCCCTCTCTCTAATCTCAAAGATTCATCAAAGGGGTTTCTTGTGGATGATAAGTTGACTGTTCAAGTCGAAATTGAAGCCGTTTCTACAACCAAGTACTTTCCTAGTTAG